The following are from one region of the Endozoicomonas sp. 4G genome:
- a CDS encoding DUF3150 domain-containing protein encodes MSCGTCSAKKSVTQILNQMSVISLDCSIWSGSRRLKPEDLALGEGGQLPPDDVVSLGSKKLCNREVLKPFLRLREQACRVCSREGVRFLGSYAVSDLLVDSISAELEKVQADFERQKQDFLAQYDQHITEWVSAHPDFADAIRRAVPEVQQVGQRFGFDYTVYKVTEAPRPDTLNHQVNRLGNTLRDEISRDAQALFEQTFSGKQKVSRKAIRPILKLRDKLNSLAFVDQGIAPVVQRLDAGLMQLPAQGSLEGEALTQLMERVLLLCSVEQMQRCAEGLSVITEPVKMQVVDKTVHSVNASSNALQDAVVQENPVNKQPTAVPAEEVPAVATFYF; translated from the coding sequence ATGAGTTGTGGTACCTGCAGCGCTAAAAAAAGCGTTACCCAAATCCTGAACCAGATGTCCGTTATTTCGCTGGATTGTTCCATCTGGTCCGGTTCCCGTCGTCTTAAACCAGAAGATCTGGCGTTAGGAGAAGGAGGGCAGTTACCACCGGATGATGTGGTGTCACTGGGTTCCAAAAAACTCTGTAACCGTGAAGTTCTCAAGCCGTTTCTGCGGCTTCGGGAACAGGCTTGCAGAGTATGCTCCCGTGAAGGTGTTCGCTTTCTGGGCAGCTATGCCGTCAGTGATTTACTGGTGGATAGCATCAGCGCTGAACTGGAAAAGGTACAGGCCGACTTTGAACGACAGAAACAGGATTTTCTGGCGCAGTATGACCAGCATATTACGGAATGGGTGTCAGCTCATCCTGATTTTGCGGATGCCATACGTCGTGCGGTTCCTGAAGTCCAACAGGTGGGTCAGCGATTTGGGTTTGATTATACCGTCTACAAAGTCACGGAAGCCCCCAGGCCGGACACCCTGAACCATCAGGTCAACCGGCTTGGGAATACATTAAGGGATGAAATCAGCCGGGATGCCCAGGCACTGTTTGAACAGACTTTTTCTGGTAAACAGAAGGTCAGCCGTAAAGCGATCAGACCCATCCTGAAACTCAGGGACAAACTGAATAGTTTGGCGTTTGTTGACCAGGGGATTGCACCGGTGGTACAGCGACTGGACGCTGGATTAATGCAGTTGCCTGCACAGGGTTCCCTTGAAGGCGAAGCGTTAACCCAACTGATGGAGCGGGTACTGTTGCTTTGTTCTGTTGAGCAGATGCAACGGTGCGCTGAAGGCTTATCGGTCATAACAGAACCTGTGAAGATGCAGGTTGTAGATAAAACGGTACATTCAGTGAATGCGTCGTCTAATGCATTACAGGATGCAGTGGTTCAGGAGAACCCTGTCAACAAACAACCTACTGCAGTTCCGGCAGAGGAAGTGCCTGCTGTAGCCACCTTTTACTTTTAA
- a CDS encoding DUF262 domain-containing protein gives MKTSEPDNKQLSDQHKDITELSVSELFKNGQYVIPIYQRNYAWGEPEVEQLIQDIMDVATKNKDSDYFIGSLVVYTRKNGVYETIDGQQRHTTLSIILSVLKHAYKQSLDHIDHINLGFDSRPKSDQTLRRLFKNPEQATDEPEERTIRSAYEVARRFLAQPECDVDAFTNYLLHKVKILRVVVPEDTDLNHYFEIMNNRGEQLEKHEVLKARMMKDLGDLERTAFAAIWDACADMNRYVQLGINSAYREKVFGRDWNHMPVDFDDLCSAFAESADYSKELSLAAIIEKPALKLSRPKTVSEEAGTFSTIVTFPNFLLHALRLLTEDDVPLDDKRLLESFSEYMPKDKSSGWFVIELLKIRMLFDSYIIKRENEEDWSLKSLKLYKNGKQKSFGYVNSCDDEKLNTQLIMLLSMFHVSFPAQVYKHWLNAALKYLCTTSMDNEYWTIEGKDYLAHLERLSDSFFYGRYGVNSGGEPIDYYELIYKDAKLPDEFDMDNLSLGTNVQNFLFNRLDYQLWKRLINNVPFDGVDMKYIRQRLNSFSFTFRTSVEHYYPQHPITGNKLKESDTLPNGVDSFGNLCLISRSNNSKLSNYLPKAKKDHYEKATTVESLKQIFMMSYEDWGPDCPEVIAEHESMMIEVLYGDI, from the coding sequence ATGAAAACATCCGAACCAGACAACAAACAGCTTTCCGATCAGCATAAAGACATTACCGAGCTGTCGGTCTCTGAACTGTTTAAAAACGGCCAATATGTTATTCCTATCTACCAGCGCAACTATGCCTGGGGTGAGCCGGAAGTTGAACAGCTGATTCAGGATATTATGGATGTCGCCACTAAAAATAAGGACTCTGATTATTTTATTGGCAGCCTCGTCGTCTACACACGGAAAAATGGAGTTTATGAAACGATTGACGGACAGCAGCGCCATACGACCCTGAGCATTATTCTCTCTGTTTTGAAACATGCTTATAAGCAGAGTCTGGATCACATTGATCATATTAACCTCGGCTTTGACAGTCGCCCTAAATCAGACCAAACCCTTAGAAGGTTGTTTAAAAATCCGGAGCAAGCTACCGACGAACCGGAAGAGCGAACAATCCGCTCTGCCTACGAGGTTGCCCGCCGCTTTCTGGCCCAGCCTGAGTGTGATGTTGATGCTTTCACAAACTATTTGCTCCACAAGGTAAAAATATTGCGAGTGGTGGTACCAGAAGATACCGATCTGAACCACTACTTCGAGATTATGAATAACCGGGGCGAGCAGCTGGAAAAGCATGAAGTCCTTAAAGCCCGGATGATGAAAGATCTGGGGGATTTGGAACGGACTGCTTTTGCTGCTATCTGGGATGCTTGTGCGGATATGAACCGGTATGTGCAGCTGGGGATCAACTCAGCCTATCGTGAAAAAGTTTTCGGCAGAGACTGGAATCATATGCCCGTAGACTTTGATGACCTCTGTAGTGCTTTTGCAGAATCCGCTGACTACAGCAAAGAGCTATCTTTGGCCGCTATTATTGAAAAGCCTGCATTGAAACTCAGTCGACCCAAAACAGTATCAGAAGAGGCAGGAACCTTCAGCACTATTGTGACGTTCCCTAACTTTCTGCTGCATGCGTTAAGGCTGCTAACCGAAGACGATGTTCCCCTGGATGACAAGCGCCTTCTGGAATCTTTTAGTGAATACATGCCGAAGGACAAGTCATCCGGGTGGTTTGTGATAGAGCTGCTGAAGATTCGCATGCTGTTTGACAGCTACATTATCAAACGGGAGAACGAGGAGGATTGGAGTCTTAAATCGCTGAAACTTTATAAAAACGGCAAGCAAAAAAGCTTTGGTTATGTAAATAGCTGTGATGACGAAAAACTGAACACGCAACTTATTATGCTCCTTTCCATGTTTCACGTTTCATTCCCTGCACAAGTGTATAAGCACTGGTTGAATGCTGCTCTGAAATATCTCTGTACAACCAGTATGGATAATGAATATTGGACAATAGAGGGCAAAGACTACCTCGCACATTTGGAAAGGTTAAGCGATTCGTTTTTCTATGGCAGGTATGGAGTAAATAGTGGTGGGGAGCCCATTGATTACTACGAACTCATCTATAAAGATGCAAAGCTACCTGATGAGTTTGATATGGATAATCTTTCACTAGGCACCAATGTACAGAATTTCCTGTTTAACCGGCTGGACTATCAACTCTGGAAACGATTAATTAACAATGTGCCATTTGATGGTGTTGATATGAAGTATATTAGGCAACGCCTTAATAGTTTCAGCTTCACTTTCCGCACATCTGTTGAGCACTATTATCCACAGCATCCCATTACCGGCAATAAGCTGAAGGAGAGTGATACCCTGCCCAACGGTGTAGACAGCTTTGGTAACCTTTGTCTGATCAGCCGAAGTAATAACTCAAAACTTAGTAACTATCTGCCCAAAGCCAAGAAGGATCATTATGAGAAGGCAACAACGGTGGAAAGCCTGAAACAGATTTTCATGATGAGTTATGAGGATTGGGGGCCTGATTGTCCCGAAGTGATTGCAGAACATGAGAGTATGATGATTGAAGTACTTTATGGTGATATTTAA
- a CDS encoding lambda-exonuclease family protein, with amino-acid sequence MKQVNIEQQSQQWLDWRRCGVSASDAAVVLGVSPYKSRWQLWAEKSGVMKEPDLSANPHVLHGREQEDDARNQMEQALNDAPLLPVCAEWEQDPVLRASFDGLTKDGYPVELKCPTQKVYDEVKTLKDKSEGYRRAFYQVQFQLLVSEASLGWLCFYRQGLPLLPVCIRRDDALIQQLQQEAVSFWNRVEEADEPDKDPNLDVYVPTEKQDQLQWQQLAMAYRQRQKSLDQLKDELEAGKLHQKQLQQQLQQLMGDFKAGEYEGLRVCQSIWKGSVDYQQALEALCRQHQLNLPDLEPYRRKSRHQIKVTVLNDSDSTIETMGSELLVLNPLTGCQSFYF; translated from the coding sequence ATGAAACAGGTCAATATTGAGCAGCAGTCACAACAGTGGCTGGACTGGCGCAGATGTGGTGTTTCTGCCAGTGATGCGGCGGTGGTTTTAGGTGTTTCACCCTATAAATCCCGTTGGCAACTCTGGGCGGAAAAATCGGGTGTCATGAAAGAACCGGATTTGTCGGCCAATCCTCATGTGCTCCATGGTAGGGAGCAGGAAGACGATGCCCGCAACCAGATGGAACAGGCTCTGAACGACGCGCCGCTGTTGCCAGTGTGTGCCGAGTGGGAGCAGGATCCAGTGCTGAGGGCGAGCTTCGATGGCTTAACCAAAGACGGTTATCCCGTTGAGCTGAAATGCCCAACACAAAAAGTGTACGACGAGGTAAAAACGCTGAAGGATAAGTCAGAGGGCTATCGTCGGGCTTTTTACCAGGTGCAGTTTCAGTTGTTAGTGTCTGAAGCTTCATTGGGCTGGCTGTGTTTTTATCGGCAAGGTTTGCCGCTACTGCCTGTCTGTATTCGTCGTGATGACGCCTTGATACAGCAACTACAGCAGGAGGCGGTCAGTTTCTGGAATAGGGTTGAGGAAGCCGATGAGCCAGACAAAGACCCGAATCTCGATGTGTATGTGCCCACGGAAAAACAGGATCAACTCCAGTGGCAACAACTGGCAATGGCTTACCGCCAACGCCAGAAGTCTCTCGACCAGTTAAAGGATGAACTCGAAGCTGGAAAATTACACCAGAAGCAGTTGCAGCAACAGCTACAGCAGTTGATGGGCGATTTTAAGGCGGGTGAGTACGAAGGTCTGCGTGTCTGCCAGAGTATCTGGAAAGGTTCTGTTGACTATCAGCAGGCTTTGGAAGCTTTGTGTCGGCAACATCAGCTCAACCTTCCTGACCTTGAGCCGTATCGGCGTAAGAGCAGGCATCAAATCAAAGTCACTGTTTTAAACGACAGCGATTCAACCATAGAAACTATGGGCAGCGAATTATTGGTTTTAAACCCGTTAACTGGCTGCCAGAGCTTCTATTTCTGA
- a CDS encoding Mut7-C ubiquitin/RNAse domain-containing protein, whose product MAKRTEHTHHFISRQARFRFYAELNDYLPIDSRHQQKTYHFIGTPSIKDAIEAQQVPHTEVDLILIDGQSSGFDQCISGGERVSVYPVFERLDLYGLQKLRPAPLRNPCFIADVHLGKLARYLRILGFDTLYRNDYEDEEIVEIALNEKRVILTRDLGILKYRRVTHGYWLRNTLPRLQLKELILALQLENQFKPFTRCSLCNDVIEPVAAEQIRPLLQDQTRLYFSEFFQCQNCKQVYWKGSHYQKLKAWLELT is encoded by the coding sequence ATGGCAAAGAGAACTGAACACACTCACCATTTTATTTCAAGACAAGCCCGTTTCCGCTTCTACGCGGAACTGAACGACTATTTGCCCATAGATAGCCGCCATCAGCAGAAGACGTATCATTTTATCGGCACTCCATCCATAAAAGACGCCATTGAAGCTCAGCAAGTTCCCCATACGGAAGTTGATTTAATCCTGATTGATGGTCAATCATCCGGCTTTGACCAATGCATTTCGGGTGGTGAACGGGTGTCTGTCTATCCGGTCTTTGAGCGTCTTGACCTTTATGGACTGCAAAAGCTGCGACCTGCGCCATTACGAAATCCCTGCTTTATCGCAGATGTTCACCTTGGCAAGCTGGCCAGATATTTGCGGATTCTGGGCTTTGATACATTGTACAGGAATGATTACGAAGACGAGGAAATCGTAGAAATCGCCCTGAACGAAAAGCGAGTCATTCTGACGAGGGATTTAGGCATCCTGAAATATCGTCGTGTAACTCATGGTTACTGGTTGAGGAACACCCTGCCCCGCCTGCAACTGAAAGAACTCATTCTTGCATTACAACTTGAAAATCAGTTTAAGCCTTTTACCCGGTGCAGCCTGTGCAATGATGTTATAGAGCCTGTGGCAGCAGAACAGATCCGCCCTCTGCTTCAGGATCAGACACGGTTATATTTCTCTGAATTTTTCCAGTGCCAAAACTGTAAACAGGTTTACTGGAAAGGCAGCCACTATCAGAAACTCAAAGCCTGGCTTGAGCTGACTTAA
- a CDS encoding AAA family ATPase: MPDERQAQAVNPQSSGRVLQPAFYELNETFDLDSDQLILLEGYTDCGHPAVPAQQPYVFDRDRLRKLLAFLDDPMGDALYLIGPTGCGKTSLVCQVAARLHWPVQMIPVHGRLELDDMLGQKVLDNGSTPFLYGALSIAVREGHILVLDEMDIADPSELAGLYDLLDGAPLVLAQNGGEMIPVHPRFRFVATGNSAGSGDGSGLYQGVLRQSLAWLDRFRCIDVNYPDEFTELSILEQVVPDLPLLVREGMVKLANEIRRLFTGWSDEAGEGEAQLSCTLSTRGLVRWAKLSMRFQGAPRVFEYALEQTLTARVEPAERQAIHRLAEDILGDLWRGGEES; encoded by the coding sequence ATGCCAGATGAACGACAAGCGCAGGCTGTGAACCCTCAAAGTTCTGGAAGGGTTTTGCAGCCAGCATTTTATGAACTGAATGAAACCTTCGATCTGGACAGTGACCAACTGATCCTGCTGGAAGGTTACACCGATTGCGGACACCCTGCGGTGCCTGCCCAACAACCCTATGTGTTTGACCGGGACAGGCTGCGAAAGCTGCTGGCGTTTCTGGATGACCCAATGGGTGATGCCCTGTATTTGATCGGACCGACAGGTTGTGGCAAAACCAGTCTGGTTTGCCAGGTAGCCGCAAGGTTGCACTGGCCGGTGCAAATGATTCCCGTCCACGGACGTTTAGAGTTGGATGACATGCTGGGTCAGAAGGTGTTGGACAATGGCAGTACTCCCTTTCTTTATGGAGCACTGAGCATTGCGGTCAGGGAAGGTCATATCCTGGTACTGGACGAAATGGACATTGCTGACCCCAGTGAACTCGCTGGTTTGTACGACCTGCTGGACGGTGCGCCCCTGGTACTGGCGCAGAACGGCGGGGAAATGATTCCGGTGCATCCACGCTTTCGCTTTGTCGCTACTGGCAACAGTGCGGGATCAGGGGATGGTTCTGGTTTATATCAGGGTGTGCTTCGGCAGTCGTTAGCCTGGTTAGACCGGTTTCGCTGTATAGACGTCAATTATCCTGATGAATTCACGGAGCTATCGATTCTGGAGCAAGTCGTGCCTGATCTGCCGTTGTTAGTCCGTGAAGGTATGGTGAAACTCGCCAACGAGATTCGTCGTTTGTTCACTGGCTGGTCTGACGAAGCAGGAGAAGGCGAAGCCCAGCTCAGTTGTACGCTGTCCACTCGTGGACTGGTGCGTTGGGCCAAGCTGTCGATGCGGTTTCAAGGTGCTCCAAGAGTGTTTGAATATGCACTGGAGCAAACCCTGACGGCAAGGGTTGAGCCTGCTGAGAGGCAAGCCATTCATCGGTTAGCTGAGGATATTTTGGGCGATTTGTGGCGTGGAGGTGAAGAGTCATGA
- a CDS encoding cupin domain-containing protein — MSSITNIKEALAQAKKDESVGISIATLSSGQDFCLFCTEIPKGHKVGCHYHIEGDEIYSILSGEGVIYTAAADKMEEDDSINFRPVVAGDNFTIPAGVVHQLKASSDMVLLFICPQSHLNSDRVVAPCLTT, encoded by the coding sequence ATGAGCAGTATCACCAATATCAAAGAAGCATTAGCACAGGCCAAAAAAGACGAAAGCGTCGGCATCTCCATTGCCACTCTCTCATCAGGTCAAGATTTCTGCCTTTTTTGTACTGAGATACCAAAAGGCCATAAAGTCGGCTGTCACTACCATATTGAAGGTGATGAAATTTATTCCATCCTCTCAGGAGAAGGCGTTATTTACACTGCCGCAGCCGATAAAATGGAGGAGGATGACAGCATTAACTTCCGGCCAGTGGTTGCAGGAGATAATTTTACCATTCCAGCAGGTGTTGTTCACCAGCTGAAAGCCTCTTCAGATATGGTCTTACTGTTTATTTGCCCTCAATCACACCTGAATTCTGACCGGGTTGTCGCCCCCTGCCTTACTACTTGA
- a CDS encoding group II intron maturase-specific domain-containing protein — protein sequence MDQGFDFLGFTIRRYSGKTLLATPAKAKILAYIKRIKDLLSKHKQATQTGVICSLNPIIGGWSNYYHNGNSKKTFSYVDHRVWELVWRWAKRRHPNKSNHWVKYKYFPGQDWIFRNDSVRLYRHKHTPIIRHIKVRGNQSPLNPDSREYWEQRCRRRQLKESFYKERREALFRQQNSCALCGAPFLHGDPLHDKNAVYLSLEAPPANRQLVHSWCRIAQRV from the coding sequence GTGGATCAGGGTTTTGATTTTCTGGGGTTCACTATCCGGCGATACAGTGGAAAAACCCTGCTTGCTACGCCAGCCAAAGCCAAGATTCTGGCTTATATCAAGCGCATTAAGGACTTGCTGTCTAAACATAAACAGGCCACGCAGACCGGGGTGATATGTAGTTTAAACCCTATCATCGGAGGATGGAGTAATTACTATCACAACGGTAACAGCAAGAAAACGTTCAGCTACGTCGATCACAGAGTCTGGGAACTGGTCTGGCGATGGGCAAAGCGGCGTCATCCAAACAAATCAAACCACTGGGTTAAGTACAAGTACTTTCCCGGACAAGACTGGATATTCAGGAACGACAGCGTTCGCCTATATCGACATAAGCACACTCCTATCATCCGGCATATTAAGGTTCGGGGGAATCAAAGCCCTCTAAACCCAGATAGTCGTGAATATTGGGAGCAGCGATGTCGAAGAAGGCAGTTGAAAGAATCCTTCTACAAAGAACGGCGGGAGGCGCTATTCAGACAACAAAACAGCTGTGCTTTATGCGGCGCTCCATTTCTGCATGGAGACCCACTACATGATAAAAATGCTGTTTATCTGAGTCTGGAAGCTCCGCCAGCAAACCGCCAATTGGTGCATTCATGGTGCCGGATTGCGCAACGGGTGTAA
- a CDS encoding VWA domain-containing protein, producing MVPTLQRSLPIVGAAIGRKLGVQVEVSGRQAFTDGQRIVLPAFDPERPSQELKLWGFLHHESAHVRYTDFELDQSGSAFRQRLTNLIEDIRIERALSREYPGTAYTLSEVVRQLVAEGRLVAPAKTDPPVKVLHDSLLAKLRYEVLEQKAFKEQADKAKQAMEACFPAQLLNALNSVLDDVPTLDSTRAAQGMADQIISLFQQTQDDSESSNHTGGDEKTDSLSSGLSDSQEPEFDSVSAQGTDDITGSSQSEEQKTVNTPEAMEQQEKTDSTQANDMNPLTTQGNGDASEERNAEAPENTLSENIKTVLESDDYDWPDDTFEQLSEELTRWGSGQQGGLSAITTTPSADRVEVDDYDREEGRILLRKTKAESARLAAQLTGLVQAKTLCKDRTGKRGKKLDGKRLHRMAVGDNRLFCKRSEAITINATVHLCLDISSSMAPRMELAREAVLALAYSLNQISGVTVSVSAYPGSHDSGVFEVMKPHDRLQDVAAVLTVLNDHDSTPMATGLWHSVHQVLRTKAERRLIIMITDGVPDCDHFQPVMELVKRCVQSGIDVFGLGINVNSVKSLFPQSVVITQLNELKLALFDHARLWLVA from the coding sequence ATGGTTCCCACTTTACAGAGATCGTTACCCATTGTGGGTGCAGCGATTGGCAGAAAACTGGGCGTTCAGGTCGAAGTCTCTGGCAGACAGGCGTTTACCGATGGTCAGCGCATTGTTTTGCCCGCTTTTGACCCTGAACGACCCAGTCAGGAATTAAAATTATGGGGCTTCCTTCATCATGAAAGTGCCCACGTCCGCTACACGGATTTCGAATTGGATCAAAGCGGCTCTGCCTTCCGGCAGCGGCTGACCAATCTCATCGAAGATATCAGGATAGAACGGGCCTTGAGCCGAGAATATCCGGGCACTGCCTATACCTTGTCTGAAGTGGTTCGTCAGTTAGTAGCGGAAGGTCGTTTAGTGGCACCGGCGAAGACTGATCCACCTGTAAAGGTATTGCACGACTCTTTATTGGCAAAGCTGCGATACGAAGTGCTGGAACAGAAAGCGTTCAAGGAACAAGCAGACAAAGCAAAACAGGCAATGGAAGCCTGCTTTCCGGCGCAGCTGCTGAATGCTTTAAATTCTGTACTGGACGATGTTCCAACACTGGACAGTACCCGTGCTGCCCAGGGCATGGCTGATCAGATTATCAGTCTGTTTCAGCAAACACAGGATGATTCAGAAAGCAGCAACCACACAGGGGGCGATGAGAAAACAGATTCACTGTCGTCTGGTCTATCTGACAGCCAGGAACCGGAATTTGATTCAGTATCTGCACAAGGTACTGATGATATAACCGGTTCTTCACAGTCAGAAGAACAGAAAACGGTGAATACACCAGAAGCAATGGAGCAGCAGGAAAAAACAGATTCTACACAGGCTAATGATATGAATCCGCTAACGACACAGGGAAACGGAGACGCTTCAGAGGAGCGCAATGCTGAAGCCCCGGAAAATACTTTATCGGAAAATATCAAAACTGTGCTGGAATCAGACGACTATGACTGGCCTGATGACACGTTTGAGCAATTATCAGAGGAGCTGACCCGTTGGGGCTCAGGGCAACAGGGAGGGCTGTCAGCCATAACCACAACACCTTCAGCAGATCGTGTTGAGGTTGACGACTACGACAGGGAGGAAGGACGAATTTTGCTCCGGAAAACCAAGGCAGAATCAGCTCGGTTAGCAGCCCAGTTAACCGGACTGGTTCAGGCAAAAACCTTATGCAAGGACAGAACTGGCAAACGAGGTAAAAAACTGGACGGTAAACGGCTGCATCGCATGGCTGTGGGTGACAACCGCCTGTTCTGCAAGCGATCTGAAGCTATCACCATTAATGCCACGGTTCACCTCTGTCTTGATATTTCGTCGTCTATGGCTCCAAGAATGGAACTGGCAAGAGAGGCGGTACTGGCTCTGGCTTACTCCCTGAACCAGATCAGTGGGGTCACTGTGTCCGTTTCTGCTTATCCTGGCAGTCATGACAGCGGCGTCTTTGAGGTAATGAAACCGCATGACCGGCTTCAGGATGTGGCTGCGGTTTTGACGGTTCTTAATGACCATGATTCCACGCCCATGGCTACCGGACTCTGGCACAGTGTTCATCAAGTGCTCCGAACCAAAGCAGAGCGTCGTTTAATCATCATGATAACCGACGGTGTGCCCGATTGTGACCATTTTCAACCCGTTATGGAGTTGGTAAAACGCTGCGTGCAGTCAGGCATTGACGTATTTGGTTTAGGAATTAATGTGAACTCGGTGAAGAGTTTATTCCCGCAGAGTGTGGTGATTACTCAGCTGAATGAACTGAAATTGGCTTTGTTTGATCATGCAAGGCTTTGGTTGGTTGCCTGA
- a CDS encoding integrase domain-containing protein, whose amino-acid sequence MPRYHSKTDRNFGFGKQLSYAGRNALKTLMTGQYHSIATHSERWQRFCDWAKTRNIKEAHQISNFILKDYADYLKARLNGQGKAIAVSTAQNRLSTCNTVLKALRGNPDIAINPSEVLNAKRCHIRTEPPELSREKLTAAQQELCGHGHNRIAALLGLCRELGLRSREAALLDCQKALIQARGQGTIDIERGTKGGRGKSTVTSPSRVERLVPVSDTAMKALETAAALQSDKDNLVPEHQRLSDFLSAVRHYSGAVLKQYGLNNRHDLRAAYACERYQQITDTAAPVIAGKRECLKSLDRKARELISCELGHGRKSVVASYIGSSR is encoded by the coding sequence ATGCCTCGTTATCACAGTAAAACAGATCGAAATTTTGGTTTTGGTAAGCAGTTAAGCTACGCCGGACGTAACGCTTTAAAGACCCTGATGACAGGGCAGTACCACAGCATTGCCACGCACTCAGAACGCTGGCAACGGTTTTGTGACTGGGCAAAGACTCGAAACATCAAAGAAGCCCATCAAATCAGCAACTTCATTCTGAAAGACTATGCGGACTATCTTAAAGCCAGGCTTAACGGGCAGGGCAAAGCTATTGCTGTATCCACCGCACAGAACCGATTGTCCACCTGCAATACGGTTTTAAAAGCACTGCGTGGCAACCCTGATATTGCCATCAATCCCTCTGAAGTCTTGAACGCCAAGCGTTGTCATATCCGTACAGAACCACCGGAACTCAGTCGTGAAAAGCTGACCGCTGCACAGCAGGAATTATGTGGCCATGGGCATAATCGTATCGCTGCCTTGTTGGGCTTGTGTCGTGAATTGGGCTTACGCTCCAGAGAAGCGGCGCTGCTGGATTGCCAGAAGGCACTGATACAGGCAAGAGGGCAGGGTACCATTGATATAGAACGAGGCACCAAAGGCGGCAGAGGCAAATCCACTGTTACCAGCCCCAGTCGGGTTGAGCGATTAGTTCCTGTCAGTGATACGGCTATGAAGGCCCTTGAAACCGCCGCAGCACTCCAAAGCGACAAAGATAACCTGGTGCCAGAACACCAACGCCTGTCAGATTTTCTGTCGGCGGTTCGTCACTACAGTGGTGCGGTTTTGAAACAATATGGGCTGAATAACCGCCACGATTTGAGAGCTGCTTATGCCTGTGAACGGTATCAACAGATTACGGATACAGCTGCTCCTGTTATTGCAGGAAAGCGTGAGTGCCTGAAATCATTGGATCGAAAAGCAAGAGAGCTTATCTCCTGCGAATTAGGGCACGGGAGGAAGAGCGTGGTGGCAAGCTATATTGGCAGCAGCCGTTGA
- a CDS encoding recombinase RecT: MTHQDGARDLVARFAERYGFREDELLNTLAQTAFRQQNGSLPTREQLLSLLSVADQYQLNPFIRQLWGLPDRKGAILPVISVDGWIKIMNSYPESDGMEFIYSDQMVRMDEDTRNCHEWVDCVVYRKDRSHPVKVREYLDELYRPAPIKNGKKFPGPWQTCPKRMLRHKAQAQGIRVAYGLSGLFEPDEAERILETQLGEPEPLSLETVADCPVVIVPDKTETVPPQPVETTVIPDSGESQSPDITEASVEREVIEMEAVDVPDASDIDPQILSFIEQVVGRARDTGAYTAAQGFAQERFKEDANALNYCLLKLDQAQAASNIPVSSAA; encoded by the coding sequence ATGACTCACCAAGACGGTGCCAGGGATTTAGTGGCTCGCTTCGCTGAACGCTATGGCTTCAGAGAAGATGAATTGCTGAATACATTGGCTCAGACCGCTTTCAGACAGCAGAACGGCTCGCTTCCTACCCGGGAGCAATTACTTTCATTGTTGTCTGTGGCAGATCAATATCAACTCAACCCGTTCATTCGGCAGCTCTGGGGCTTGCCTGACAGAAAAGGCGCTATTCTGCCTGTGATTTCTGTCGATGGATGGATAAAAATCATGAACTCTTACCCCGAAAGCGATGGAATGGAGTTTATCTATTCAGATCAGATGGTTCGCATGGATGAGGACACCAGGAATTGCCATGAATGGGTCGATTGCGTTGTCTATCGGAAAGACCGGAGTCATCCCGTGAAGGTGCGGGAATATCTGGATGAATTATATCGTCCGGCTCCCATCAAGAATGGTAAAAAATTCCCCGGCCCCTGGCAGACTTGCCCCAAGAGAATGTTGAGGCACAAAGCCCAGGCACAGGGAATCAGGGTGGCTTATGGACTCAGTGGACTGTTTGAACCTGACGAAGCGGAACGCATTCTGGAGACCCAGTTGGGTGAACCGGAGCCTCTGTCTTTGGAAACTGTGGCGGATTGCCCGGTGGTCATAGTACCGGACAAAACTGAAACCGTGCCTCCACAGCCAGTGGAGACAACAGTGATACCGGATTCAGGAGAATCCCAATCCCCGGATATCACAGAAGCCTCTGTTGAAAGGGAAGTGATTGAAATGGAAGCGGTCGATGTGCCTGACGCTTCAGACATTGATCCACAAATCCTGTCGTTTATTGAACAGGTGGTGGGTCGTGCCAGAGACACAGGGGCATATACAGCCGCACAAGGTTTTGCCCAAGAGCGGTTTAAGGAAGATGCCAATGCTCTGAATTATTGTCTGCTCAAGCTGGATCAGGCGCAAGCAGCCAGCAATATACCTGTGTCTTCTGCGGCATAG